The following proteins are encoded in a genomic region of Arachis ipaensis cultivar K30076 chromosome B02, Araip1.1, whole genome shotgun sequence:
- the LOC107627681 gene encoding histone-lysine N-methyltransferase, H3 lysine-9 specific SUVH5-like, whose product MNLTLYHLGMEDSKSFGIKQEGYHNPSSIMKTEEFSFRRSKVKQALMIFRNLFSKLFSEYKTDHYDNVKAKFKALSDAAMLMQRKHQWVNCQKRVGHVPGIEVGDRFQYRNELNVVGLHRQFVNGIDYVGKGKNSLATSIVVTNRYDNARNHGGSLVYSGQGWNPNVKGGSMPRDQKLAGGNLALKNSMDAKSPVRVILKVDGKSGGGIEKKTNDKFSYIYDGLYLVEKMTQERGTHGKLVFKFLLNKLGELPSTCVLHKDEVIKNVNKFGQLDIFTLRKRLKTKGCATKNDVIIMNDISNGQEKFPIRVVASTDGIKMPPSFDYIVNNIYVDSFEKRMLCGCDCVNGCVDWEKCVCIVKNGGTIPYDSKKRLASGLESCVIYECGSSCKCSSSCYNRLSQHGLQFQLEIFNSESKGWVML is encoded by the exons ATGAACCTCACTCTCTATCACTTAG GAATGGAGGATTCAAAATCATTTGGAATAAAGCAAGAAGGGTATCATAATCCTTCATCCATCATGAAAACAGAGGAATTCTCGTTCCGACGCAGCAAAGTGAAGCAAGCATTGATGATATTTCGGAACTTGTTTTCAAAACTCTTTAGCGAGTACAAAACAGATCACTATGATAATGTGAAAGCAAAATTTAAAGCTTTGAGTGATGCTGCAATGTTGATGCAGAGGAAGCATCAATGGGTGAACTGCCAAAAACGGGTGGGACATGTCCCTGGGATTGAAGTTGGAGACCGATTTCAGTATAGGAATGAACTCAATGTCGTCGGCCTCCATCGCCAGTTTGTCAATGGAATCGATTACGTGGGTAAGGGCAAGAACTCTTTAGCCACAAGCATTGTTGTAACCAATCGCTACGATAATGCTAGAAATCATGGTGGTTCATTGGTTTATAGTGGTCAGGGATGGAATCCTAATGTGAAAGGTGGATCTATGCCCCGTGATCAAAAGTTGGCTGGCGGAAATCTTGCTTTGAAGAATAGCATGGATGCTAAGAGTCCTGTGCGGGTTATATTGAAGGTTGATGGAAAATCTGGTGGAGGCATAGAGAAGAAAACCAATGATAAATTCTCATATATATATGATGGATTGTATTTGGTTGAGAAGATGACACAAGAAAGAGGAACTCATGGGAAACTTGTATTCAAGTTTTTGTTGAACAAACTTGGAGAGCTACCTTCAACTTGTGTTCTCCACAAGGATGAGGTTATCAAGAATGTCAATAAATTTGGGCAACTTGATATTTTCACTTTGAGGAAAAGGCTCAAAACTAAAGGTTGTGCAACTAAAAATGATGTTATTATCATGAATGATATCTCCAACGGACAAGAGAAGTTTCCTATTCGAGTCGTTGCATCAACTGATGGTATTAAAATGCCTCCATCTTTTGATTACATAGTAAACAACATTTATGTTGATAGCTTCGAGAAGCGAATGTTATGTGGTTGTGACTGTGTAAATGGATGTGTGGATTGGGAGAAATGTGTCTGTATTGTTAAGAATGGTGGAACAATACCATATGACTCTAAGAAAAGACTTGCTTCTGGATTGGAATCATGTGTTATATACGAGTGCGGCTCTTCTTGCAAGTGTTCCTCGTCTTGCTACAACCGATTAAGTCAACATGGCCTTCAATTCCAACTTGAAATCTTCAACTCCGAATCAAAGGGCTGGG TTATGTTGTAA
- the LOC107625781 gene encoding histone-lysine N-methyltransferase, H3 lysine-9 specific SUVH5-like: MVVEKGFIDATRCGNIGRFINHSCSPNLQVMEVMYDDNDKNLPHKIFFALQDIPAGRELSFDYNICKPRVIGTGSNICQCGSSKCVGRIYI; encoded by the exons ATGG TTGTTGAAAAGGGTTTCATTGATGCTACAAGATGCGGAAACATTGGAAGATTCATAAACCATAGCTGTTCTCCTAATCTTCAAGTCATGGAGGTTATGTATGATGACAATGATAAGAACCTTCCCCATAAAATCTTTTTTGCATTACAGGACATACCTGCTGGAAGAGAGCTGAGTTTTGATTACAACATCTGCAAGCCAAGGGTTATCGGGACTGGCAGCAACATTTGCCAATGTGGTTCGTCCAAATGCGTTGGGCGAATTTACATTTAA